A portion of the Candidatus Nitrosotenuis aquarius genome contains these proteins:
- a CDS encoding Mov34/MPN/PAD-1 family protein yields the protein MQKTIILSQSQKQILIDHAKKYAPVESCALLFGKEESNTSTVKEIFLTKNTENSPVNFTISNEELLHGYQEAERKGLDVIGIFHSHPHSEASPSSTDKKFMMINPVVWVIFSNAHDQLNAFVLESEISPVLIKIQA from the coding sequence TTGCAAAAAACAATAATCCTAAGCCAATCCCAAAAACAAATTCTAATAGATCACGCAAAAAAATATGCACCTGTTGAATCGTGTGCGCTGCTTTTTGGCAAAGAAGAATCCAACACATCCACAGTAAAGGAGATATTTTTGACGAAAAATACGGAAAACTCGCCTGTGAACTTTACCATATCAAATGAGGAATTGCTACATGGGTATCAGGAAGCGGAAAGAAAAGGACTGGATGTCATAGGAATCTTTCACTCACACCCACACTCGGAAGCAAGTCCGTCCTCTACTGACAAAAAATTCATGATGATAAACCCAGTCGTGTGGGTAATATTCTCAAATGCGCATGACCAGCTAAATGCGTTTGTGCTAGAATCGGAAATAAGCCCAGTTTTGATAAAAATTCAAGCATAA
- a CDS encoding plastocyanin/azurin family copper-binding protein yields the protein MSNWDLMMPGMGLTAIGLAGVTISYAGIAHTFIDGMHALTGLTMFIGLIFLAAGILDGGVSTSNRAKATTLVVLAISLSFGAAALIFNSITSIPTFIGVMLIVTVPAIVMAYVSMKMPQYAKPIGIIFVIATGAAISAYVGFGLYGPSQYLVPPPEEVEEEKAAAPTAPITSISILKGSAVQGAPDYDPDMATVPAGNNIEWTNDDDVTHTVTSSADAGATFDSGIMNGGAKYLLETSKLQPGTYEYMCIVHPWMTASFVYGGEAPAVPTVEISILKDSAIQGNPDYDPDTVQVTKGDAIVWTNNDSTMHTVTHAGDAPKFDSSIINAGETFKIDTSTLEIGKYDYLCIVHPWMTASFDLVDSSGERLAEGSTATDPNSVPPEEIPVEEAPVEAPVDTPLEIPAEPTTEAPVEAPVEPEAPVEEAPVEETPAETAIVPAELVLVDMAAGTASNTECGDKCFIPNTAYVTVGGTVTWKNSDTAAHTATEVEAKFDSSIVMSGAEYSHTFEEAGTFDYYCIVHPWMKGKVIVG from the coding sequence ATGAGTAATTGGGACCTCATGATGCCAGGAATGGGTCTGACTGCCATAGGCCTAGCCGGAGTTACCATTTCTTATGCAGGAATAGCACACACATTCATTGATGGAATGCACGCCCTGACTGGCCTTACCATGTTTATAGGATTGATATTTTTGGCTGCCGGAATTTTGGACGGCGGTGTTTCAACTAGTAACAGAGCCAAGGCAACGACTTTGGTTGTTTTGGCAATTTCGCTTTCGTTTGGTGCTGCCGCACTAATTTTCAACTCCATAACAAGCATCCCAACATTCATCGGTGTCATGCTAATTGTCACAGTTCCGGCAATAGTGATGGCATATGTGTCAATGAAGATGCCGCAATATGCAAAGCCAATAGGAATCATATTCGTAATTGCCACAGGAGCTGCAATTTCAGCCTATGTTGGATTTGGATTGTACGGACCGTCGCAGTATTTGGTCCCGCCACCGGAGGAAGTAGAAGAGGAAAAAGCGGCCGCACCCACCGCACCAATAACTTCAATTTCAATACTCAAGGGCTCTGCAGTCCAGGGAGCGCCAGACTATGATCCAGACATGGCCACAGTGCCTGCTGGAAACAATATCGAGTGGACAAACGACGATGATGTGACACACACAGTCACTAGCTCAGCAGATGCTGGTGCTACGTTTGACTCTGGAATTATGAATGGCGGAGCAAAATACCTACTTGAAACATCCAAGCTGCAGCCAGGAACATACGAGTACATGTGTATTGTACACCCGTGGATGACAGCATCGTTTGTGTACGGAGGAGAGGCACCGGCAGTACCAACAGTAGAAATCTCAATTCTCAAGGACTCGGCCATACAAGGAAACCCGGACTATGATCCAGATACAGTCCAAGTAACCAAGGGAGACGCAATAGTTTGGACAAACAACGACTCTACAATGCACACAGTCACACATGCTGGAGATGCCCCAAAATTTGATTCATCAATAATTAATGCAGGTGAGACATTCAAGATAGACACATCAACACTTGAGATTGGCAAATACGACTATCTCTGCATAGTTCATCCTTGGATGACAGCGTCATTTGACCTAGTAGACTCGTCAGGGGAGCGACTAGCAGAAGGCTCAACCGCAACTGATCCAAACTCTGTGCCACCAGAAGAGATTCCAGTAGAAGAGGCACCTGTCGAGGCCCCAGTTGATACTCCACTCGAAATTCCCGCAGAACCCACGACTGAAGCACCAGTAGAAGCCCCAGTTGAACCAGAGGCGCCAGTAGAAGAGGCACCTGTCGAGGAAACACCTGCAGAAACGGCAATCGTACCAGCTGAGCTTGTACTAGTAGACATGGCAGCAGGCACTGCATCAAACACTGAATGTGGTGACAAATGCTTTATTCCAAACACAGCATATGTTACAGTTGGAGGAACAGTAACTTGGAAAAACTCCGACACTGCAGCACACACTGCAACAGAGGTTGAGGCCAAGTTTGATTCTAGCATAGTTATGTCAGGCGCAGAATATTCCCATACATTTGAAGAGGCAGGCACATTTGACTATTATTGCATAGTCCACCCATGGATGAAGGGCAAAGTAATCGTAGGTTAG
- a CDS encoding cyclophilin-like fold protein, giving the protein MVIVEIPDSENIILELDDAMAPKTVAAFLKSLPLTIKANVWGKEIYTDPAPFSIGPENAQDVVELYDVAFWPPGNAICLFYGNTPLSDSVIKPYSTVNVIGKILHPNTSVIKKTSGKKLVFYA; this is encoded by the coding sequence ATGGTAATAGTTGAGATTCCAGACTCTGAGAATATTATACTAGAACTGGATGATGCCATGGCTCCAAAAACTGTAGCCGCATTTCTGAAAAGCCTCCCACTTACCATAAAGGCAAATGTCTGGGGCAAAGAGATCTATACGGATCCTGCGCCGTTTTCTATTGGGCCAGAAAATGCCCAAGATGTAGTGGAATTGTATGATGTGGCTTTTTGGCCTCCGGGAAATGCAATTTGTCTTTTCTATGGTAACACACCGCTTAGTGATTCTGTGATCAAGCCATACTCCACAGTCAACGTGATTGGCAAAATACTCCATCCAAATACGTCTGTGATCAAAAAGACATCTGGCAAAAAGCTAGTCTTTTATGCTTGA
- the cyoE gene encoding heme o synthase has protein sequence MAAKELLEVSKPRIVVLLVITAVTSMYAASKLIGPDLDPMGLLHIIIAGGLASAGSSALNHYYDRDIDPLMKRTISRPIPSGKIKAPTVLAYGLAVSVASVVYAYFTLNWVSTFFIGLGIFFYVIIYTAWLKRKNSSNIVIGGFAGSAASMAGWTAATGFVPPMGIDLLGFLVGFLVFVWTPSHFWCLAMKIRDDYAEARVPMLPVLIGMQKTSKYILANTAILLPYSLALYAFGLGLVYVAIAAASGGLMLVYHYKLTKNPTSDFAWKAYKVTAPYLTIIFVAVALDAAFHFRI, from the coding sequence TTGGCAGCAAAAGAACTACTCGAAGTATCAAAGCCAAGAATTGTGGTCTTACTGGTTATCACGGCGGTAACGTCAATGTATGCCGCATCAAAGCTAATCGGCCCAGATCTTGATCCGATGGGATTACTCCACATCATAATTGCAGGCGGTCTGGCATCTGCAGGATCTAGCGCCCTGAATCATTATTACGATCGTGACATCGATCCACTAATGAAGCGAACCATCTCCAGGCCAATCCCATCTGGAAAAATAAAGGCGCCAACTGTTTTGGCATATGGCCTAGCAGTGAGTGTGGCATCTGTTGTTTATGCATATTTTACACTAAACTGGGTCTCGACATTTTTCATAGGTCTTGGCATATTTTTTTATGTAATAATCTACACTGCTTGGCTTAAGAGAAAAAACTCGTCTAATATCGTAATTGGCGGCTTTGCAGGAAGTGCAGCCTCCATGGCTGGCTGGACTGCAGCAACCGGATTTGTCCCGCCTATGGGAATTGACCTGCTGGGATTCTTGGTTGGCTTTTTGGTCTTTGTGTGGACTCCGTCTCACTTTTGGTGCCTTGCCATGAAAATACGAGATGATTACGCAGAGGCGCGGGTGCCAATGTTACCGGTGCTAATTGGGATGCAAAAAACATCCAAGTATATTCTGGCAAACACTGCAATACTACTTCCATATTCACTGGCACTGTATGCGTTTGGCCTAGGCCTAGTCTATGTGGCAATTGCCGCAGCAAGTGGCGGTCTGATGCTGGTATATCACTACAAGCTCACAAAAAACCCAACATCGGACTTTGCATGGAAGGCGTACAAAGTCACTGCACCATATCTGACAATAATATTTGTAGCAGTGGCTCTAGATGCGGCGTTTCACTTTAGGATCTAG